The window CGCCTGGCCGAGGGTCACTGCGGCGTACCGGGCGTTGTCGATGCCGGCGTTGGTGAGCACCGCGCTGCGGGCCACTGTCTCCCCGGACGACTCCGACAGCGGCCAGTACGAGTACGGCCCGGTGTCCAGCACAGTGTTGGCGTACGGGGAGATGGTGGTGTGGCTGTAGCCGTGGCAGGCGCTCGGGCCGGTCGGCGGGCAGATCGGCGGGCAGACCTGCGTCAGGGTGTCGTCCGGGCCGTACGCGTACTGCCAGGTCTCGGCGCTGGCCGGGGTGCCCGGATCGGCCGGGTCGGTGGCGACGGTGGTGACGTGCGGGTGGGCCGACCCGGTCGGTGTGTCCCAGGTCAGCCACAGCGACCGGCCGGATGCGCTGGTGATCCGGCTGGCCAGCCCGCCCGTGTAGTCGACGGTCAGGGTGCGGCCGTTGGCGTCGGTGACCGCGGTCAGCCGGAACACGCCGCCGCCGGCGGACTGCCCGAACGTGTAGACGGAGGCGTCCTTGTCGGTCAGCGTGTAGCCGGTCAGGGTGGCGCCGCTGCGGGTCTCGGTGAAGGTGGCGAACCGGCCGGACGGGGCAGTGAACGTGCCGTCGGCGTTGCGGCCGAACGCGATGTCCTGCCCGGTCGGATAGGTGACCAGCACCGACTGGACGCTGCCGGTGGCGTCCGGCACGGCGGTGGCCCGGACGTCGAGCAGGCTCGACCAGCCGGCGCCGAACGCCGACGTACGCCGGGTGTCCAGACTGTTGTAGCTGCGGGTGATGGTCAGTGACGGGCCGACGGTGGCGACCGTCGCGTCGGTCGCCGAGGTGGTGTAGTTGCCGATGCCCGGGTCGTAGCCCTTGCCGGCGTTCTGGCTGAGGTGCCGGCCAGGGTCGGTTGCGGCACGCCGATGGTGAACGCGTACGCCGGGTAGACGGCGCTGTAGCTCACCTGGTCGTGCACCCGGACCGTGTAGAGGTAGGTCTTGTTCCAGGCCAGGGTGCCGGTCGGTACCCGCCACGACGGGCTGGTCACCCAGCCGGAGTTGGCCACGACGGTGGTGCCGGTGCTGTCGTGGACGACGTACTGGTGGCGCAGCCCCTGGTTGGGCCAGGCGTCCGGGTCCTTGGACCGGACCAGCAGTTCCGGGGTCAGCGTCGGAGTCACCGCGTTGTTCGCCGGGTAGCGGACGTTGACCTGCGGCGCGACGTTGTCGGTGTAGGTCAGTTCGACGTACGGCTTGTAGGCACCGCCGCCGTAGTTGGCCGAGGTGAACCGCTTCCAGCCGTTGGAGTCGGTCTCCGAGGCGGTCAGCGCCAGGCCGTGGTTGGTCCCGCCGGTGGACCAGTCGTTGAAGGTGGCGACGTTCAGCGGCACGGTCACCCATTTGCCGACGCTGCGGTTGCCGGAGGTGTTCTGGCAGGACGGATAGTTGTCGGTGACGGTCAGTGAGCCGATCGAGCTGGAGATGTCCGGGCCGGGGTGGTTGGCGGTGGACAGGTTCGCCACCGTCCACGCCTGGTTGACCCGGTGCACGGCGAAGGCCCGATGCTCGGAGCAGCTGTAGGCCCAGGTCAGGTAGAGCTTCAGTTTGGCGGCGGTGATCCGCTTGCCGATGAACCCGTCGTCGTCGAACTCGTCGAAGTGGATGAACGAGCGGGCCTTCACGCCGCCGCCGTCGTAGGTGCCGACCGGCAGGTTGTCACCGTTGTGGTTGGTGGTCAGGGTGTCACTGTCGACGTACACGTCGCCGGTGGTGCCGGTGGTGGCGGTCGGGTCCACCCGGACGGGGTAGACCCGGGCCGGGTCGTCCAGCCAGGCCCGGTCGGCGGTGACCTTCAGCGCCTGGCCGCCGCCGGGCTGGTCGACCAGCTCGAAGTCGACGTCGGGTGACTGGGCCGGCGCGCCGGAGTGGGGGTCAACGTTACTGTCCTCCATGAACCCGCGCGGGAACCAGACCCGGGCGGTGCCGTCGGCGTCGACCAGCTCCACCCAGCCTTCGGCGGTGAGCCGGGGCGTCAGCCCGGTCAGGTCGAGCGGGAACGTCCAGGTCGACG is drawn from Micromonospora sp. Llam0 and contains these coding sequences:
- a CDS encoding DNRLRE domain-containing protein, producing MELVDADGTARVWFPRGFMEDSNVDPHSGAPAQSPDVDFELVDQPGGGQALKVTADRAWLDDPARVYPVRVDPTATTGTTGDVYVDSDTLTTNHNGDNLPVGTYDGGGVKARSFIHFDEFDDDGFIGKRITAAKLKLYLTWAYSCSEHRAFAVHRVNQAWTVANLSTANHPGPDISSSIGSLTVTDNYPSCQNTSGNRSVGKWVTVPLNVATFNDWSTGGTNHGLALTASETDSNGWKRFTSANYGGGAYKPYVELTYTDNVAPQVNVRYPANNAVTPTLTPELLVRSKDPDAWPNQGLRHQYVVHDSTGTTVVANSGWVTSPSWRVPTGTLAWNKTYLYTVRVHDQVSYSAVYPAYAFTIGVPQPTLAGTSARTPARATTRASATTPPRRPTRRSPPSARH